The region CGACACGCCCAGTGACGTCGAGCAGTTCGACGAGTTCCTCGAGTACCTCGTTACGGTCGGCTTCGCGGACGAACGCCACGAGCTCCGCTAACCGACAGAGCGGTTTTTTGGACGCCCCTGAAGGGTGCGGTGCGGTCTGAACAGACGCAGTCGCCGTGAATTCGATTCGGTGATCACGATGTCTACGACCAGAGACTCGTCGGTCTCCTTCGAGGAGACCGACACGCGATCAGACGAGATGAACAGTACCATCGAACAGTGGATCGACGACCTCGTCGCCGGCGTCGACGACGCGCAGGCCAGCGAAGAGTTCCAAGAGTGGCTCGACGTCCAGAGTCGTTTCCACGACTACTCCTACCGGAACACGCTCCTCATCAAGCGACAGTGTCCCGAGGCGAGCCGGGTGGCTGGCTACCGGACGTGGCAGGAGGAGTTCGACCGCCACGTCAAGGAGGGTGAGTCGGCCATCTGGATCTGGGCGCCGATCATCACCAAGCAGTGCCCGGAGTGCGAGAACTCGCCGAGCTACCACGAGGACAGTGACTGTGAGTACGACGAGACGCCGCCCGAGGAGTGGTCGAAAGGACTGGTTGGATTCAAACCAACGGCAGTCTTCGATGTGTCTCAAACCGAGGGCGAACCGCTCCCCGAGCTGGAAACCGAGGCAGCTGGTGACGCCGACGACCTGGTGCCAGCGCTCCTTGATGCAGCAGCTACGCTCGATATCGACGTCCGTGTCGTCGACGCTGCCGAGTGGGAGCATGGCGACGCGAAAGGCGTCTGCAAACACCGGACTCTCCACGGATGCCAACCCGTCGTCGAAGCGAAAGCCCGCTCAAATCAGGCCGATCTCGCCGTGACGTTGATTCACGAGTACGCCCACGCACTGCTCCATTTCGATGTCGACGACGAACCCGAGCGTGCAAAACGCGAGGTCGAAGCCGAAGCCGTTGCGTACATCGTCGGGCGGTATTTCAACCTAGATACGAGCGGATCAGCGTTCTATCTTGCCGCGTGGCAGGACGACGATGCGGAGAGCATTCAGGAGCGACTCGGCCGGATCAGTTCGACCGCGCAGGAGGTCATCGGGACAGTTGTAGACGGCTGAACACCTCCTTCCCGGCTGTTAACCAACGCCGGAGGGTACTATCCTACTCTGTTGGTTAATTCGTTCGGCGTCCGACCCTGCGTGTTTCGATCGGTCTCAAGACATACCCCACCGGCAGTCGATGTTATAGTTCAGAATCGATTCGGCGCTGCTGGTCACGAAGGAACTCAACGACGGCATCGATATCCTGTTCGGGAACCGTTTGCTGTTCGAAGACCCCTTTGAACGCGTCCGCAAAATCTTCCGACGTGAGCCGGTCGAGAACAGTCTCGATGCGACCAGCGAGCTTCTTGGACACCCCGCGATGAAGATGGGTCGCGATCCGGTCGAAATCCGCGTCAGCAGCCAGCACCACCAGATCCCGGGAGTCTGCCTTGCGGCCACTGTGAAGTTTCACGGCAAACAGCAACTCCCGTTCCGGAATCCTGGCTGTTACCGGGCGCCCGGTTCGCAGTTCCTGGGTGACGGAGTGCTGGGCCAGATAGCGATACGACCATTCAGCTTCCGTCTGGCGACAGCCCAGCGCGTCCACCATCGCGTCGAACCGAACCGGATTCCCGATGTCTTTCGTGAATCGAATAGTACGGCCCTCGTAGAGCTCGTTTCGCTCGACGTCGGCCGTTTTCTCGTAGCCGCGGGCGGTGAGAAGGTCGGTGTAGTCGTCGACCGCTTGTGCCGGAATGACGACGTCGACGTCCGTGGTGAAGCGCTGATTGAACGCCGCGATCGCCCACCCACCGACGAGCACGTACGGCAGGTCAGCGTCAATGACTGTCTCCAGGGTGTCCAGCAGCTCGTCTTCGCGTTCGCCGAGGCTCATGCATTGAGACGCGGATCCTCGTGGGACGCGTCGATATCACGGTCGTACTCGTCGGCGATCATCTCCAACGCTGGCTCGTAGTTCACCCGGTACTCCAACATGTGCTCGATTGTCTCGTCCAACGGAATGACCGGATTGCCGTCGACCCACTCGCGAGTGATCTCCCCACTCGTCGGGAACAACACGTACGAGACGGTCGCGTCGTAGTCGCTCGCATCCGGCCGCTCTTCAATCCGGCTCGGAATCCCGAACTCATCAAAGAACGCCGTCCACTGTTCGACGTCCTGATCGGCGACCTGGATGAAGATCGGATAGTCGTCGTGGCCGCGGGCGATCTGATAGCCGCCGTGGGTCCAGACGTAGACGCCGTCGATTTTCGTGTACGCAAAGGGCATCCCGGCGAAGTGCGGAATGACGTAGCCGTCGTCGATCGAGGGGGGAACAGCGCGAGAGATGGCCGCGACGAGATCGTAGTAGCGATCCCTGACAGCGTAATTCTCGATGTAAACGCCGTCCTCACGCCGGATGAAGCCTGCGTCCTCCAACCGCTCGATCCAGTCGTAGACCCACGAGTAGGAGCCGTCGATCTTCTGGGCGATTCGCCGGATCGAGTCACCCGGCCGGGCCGCGACCATGATCTTCGCCGCGGTCTCGTCGACGTACTCCATCATCGCTAGTTATTGGTATCGCATCTAACGGTATTAGTCTTGTCCCCCGTATTCCCTATAAAATTATCTCTATACAGATATACCATTCTTGGCTCCGGTAATCCGATCCGGCTCAGAATTTGAGCGGAGATGAATTAACCAACAGAGGATACGATGGATCGCTATTCGTTGGTTAAGTTTTTCAGCGCCCGCCGAAGGGCGGAGGCGCACTCCTGTCTCCACCGACCTATGACCGACCGATATCTAACGACCGTTCTCGACGAGGCAGAGCGAGTCGCAGAGCACCATGAGCAGGTCGCCCAATCTTCGGACCATCCGGAACACGAGTATCTCAGGTACGCCGTCCTTCGGCTGCTCGAAGGAGAGGCTGACGACACATCGGTGGAAGTACCGCAGGTTGACGGCGTGACTGTCGGCTACGGAGAGGACGACGCGATGTGCAACAGTTGGGACGACGACGTCGAGTGGTGGGAGACGGTTCCGCCGCAGGAGGAGTGTACTCGGTTCCGGGTGTTCTACCCCGACGAGTACGACGCTGTTCCGCGAGTCATCGTCGACGTGATGGCAGCACTCGGGGCGTGGCGTGTCTGGACTGGGAGCGCTGCCGCCTGTGGCTCCTACGACCATCGCGAGCGGCGGGAAGTCCACTATCTGTGGCCGGAGGGCCATCCAGTTGAGGCCCTGCTTGCGGATCGTCTCCAGGATCCCAAGGCTGCGGTTGCTCCAGACGGCGGCCGCACCGGCGACGTACGCGATCGGATGGTCGTCACGGAGCACTCAACCCAGCACGACGACCTCGAGCCGCGAACCAGACGTGCCGTCGACGAATCGATGGCCGTCTCGCTGCTCGAAAAGGGTGGCCGCTATGAGGTCCGATCGGCGTCCGGAAACTGGTATGAAGTCGACGTGATCAGCGAGTCGTGTACGTGTCCAGACTGGCGGAAGCGTACGCCCGAGGGCGGCTGTAAACACCTCCGGCGAGTCGATCAGGAGATCAAGCAGGGGCGGGTCCCACGACCTGATGGGCGTCTCCCCTCGAACTCGTAGGATCGCCCAGCGTTCGAGATCTCCCGAGGCTACTGTAACATCAGACGAAACTCCTTGATGGAGAGTTTCGAGTATTGATACAGCTGCTGGAGAACCGGTGAGAGCCGTTGGTAGCGGCTTAACCAACAAAACTATGCGGTTTGCGCCTTTGTTGGTTAACACAGATCGGCCCATGTCCTACGAGCCACCGACGCCCCCAGCGGACCTCCCCACCGACGTCATCGACACACTCAACGACTATTCACCCGAGCTGCTCCGAGACGTTGCCCACTATGCCGAGGACCTCGCCGAGCATCGCGAGCGCCAGGCCCGCCTTGCCGAAGCGGAGGAGGAAGACGAGATCGACGAGCGACCCGATGACCTCCCCGATGATGTCCCGACGAAGGCGACGATCACGATCAAGGAGATCAACGATAACCGCTACTACTACTGGCAGTGGCGGGAAGGAGATCGCGTCAAATCAAAGTACAAATCCCCAGTAAATCCGGACGAGTAGACGGACTAGTACCTCAGTCGGATGGCCAGTTGTTCGGGGAGACACCCCGTCTGCGAAGTGAAAGACGCAGGGTACGAGAGAAGTCCCGAGTTGATGAGTGAGGATCCGGTCACTGTCGACGAACTCGTCGAGAAAGCCGACGAGTATCTGCACGAAGCCTCACCCACACCGGAAGAATACGAAGCGCTGAAACAGAGTGTTGCGGAGCTCACGCCGATCTTCTCAGCTGAGAATTCGTACTTTGTCCTCGGCAGCTACGGGAAACCCGAAATCCGTCCTCTCCAGCTCGTAAAAGATCGCCTCAACCGACAGCCCGGTGCGTACGCGTTCCTGATGATCGACATTCGAAGCGAGTGGACGAATACCTACCTCAAGTTCCGGCTGCTCGCCGATCATACAGACGTCATCCTGGGCGTCACCGAACACGCCCAGGGCTGCTTCCTCGTCGAGCAGGGCTACTTCACAGCCCTTGAGGAGTACTTCGCGAAGACGCACGTGTTCAAACACGACGTACAATACGATAGATGTGGACGCGATCGACACAAACGTAGCCGTCGAGAGTCCCTACAGTGGAATGCAGACCGCGATCTTCGAGATGCTCAACGATGCTAGGCGTCTCTGCCGGTGGACGACTGAGGACGACCTCGTCGAGTGTACCGAGGCTCTCGTGAGTGATCAGGAATACCCGTAGACAGAGACGAATCGGTTACTCCCACCCCCGACGTTTCTGTCGTTTCTCCACGAAATCCTGTTCACCGATGGCCCAGACAACGAATGAACTCGAACAGGAAGACATCCCCCGTTTTCGAGTAGTAAGTGCGGGGTGAATCCGTGCAAGATTGGGTCTTCGAACCACGAACCCTTACGCGATAAGTAGCCCACTGAAGAGCGATTGCAAACGCTCGTAAATGAAATTTCGTTTAAATGCTGTCAGACACTCCACTATTGCCAGTAAAATCGGAGGACAAGACGCTATTTGATGAAATTGGCAACGGTGGTCCTGATAGTAACTAGTCGGATTGATTAGAACAAGGAAGTTACTGGCAACACCGGAGAGGGTACTGGAGAAACTGGCACTGACGGTTG is a window of Halobellus limi DNA encoding:
- a CDS encoding helix-turn-helix domain-containing protein, which gives rise to MEYVDETAAKIMVAARPGDSIRRIAQKIDGSYSWVYDWIERLEDAGFIRREDGVYIENYAVRDRYYDLVAAISRAVPPSIDDGYVIPHFAGMPFAYTKIDGVYVWTHGGYQIARGHDDYPIFIQVADQDVEQWTAFFDEFGIPSRIEERPDASDYDATVSYVLFPTSGEITREWVDGNPVIPLDETIEHMLEYRVNYEPALEMIADEYDRDIDASHEDPRLNA
- a CDS encoding nucleotidyltransferase domain-containing protein, giving the protein MSLGEREDELLDTLETVIDADLPYVLVGGWAIAAFNQRFTTDVDVVIPAQAVDDYTDLLTARGYEKTADVERNELYEGRTIRFTKDIGNPVRFDAMVDALGCRQTEAEWSYRYLAQHSVTQELRTGRPVTARIPERELLFAVKLHSGRKADSRDLVVLAADADFDRIATHLHRGVSKKLAGRIETVLDRLTSEDFADAFKGVFEQQTVPEQDIDAVVEFLRDQQRRIDSEL
- a CDS encoding ArdC-like ssDNA-binding domain-containing protein, with product MSTTRDSSVSFEETDTRSDEMNSTIEQWIDDLVAGVDDAQASEEFQEWLDVQSRFHDYSYRNTLLIKRQCPEASRVAGYRTWQEEFDRHVKEGESAIWIWAPIITKQCPECENSPSYHEDSDCEYDETPPEEWSKGLVGFKPTAVFDVSQTEGEPLPELETEAAGDADDLVPALLDAAATLDIDVRVVDAAEWEHGDAKGVCKHRTLHGCQPVVEAKARSNQADLAVTLIHEYAHALLHFDVDDEPERAKREVEAEAVAYIVGRYFNLDTSGSAFYLAAWQDDDAESIQERLGRISSTAQEVIGTVVDG